In one window of Camelina sativa cultivar DH55 chromosome 15, Cs, whole genome shotgun sequence DNA:
- the LOC104748750 gene encoding uncharacterized protein LOC104748750, whose protein sequence is MVKDPVGMEKVDLEVEDVDGMPTVRFPDSVFEDAKPLWDDFLIGKFLDKSPSVGGIHALVNKIWTLGDPKIKIEVFVVDNYTVRFRIKDVRTRERVLRRGMWNLCGVPVVLTKWSPIVDTTQEALTKVPLWVIVKNIPPKYFSWKVLSAITSPLGVPQKLHPDIEACRSFEEAKVFVEVNLTKNLLKHMSFKSWKGGDTIVEFVYPWLPPRCIDCAKWGHFNKDFLAKKKDEEIVKAPTVEGNLNSLKVAASIIPQVVQEVGQPASSTDFSIPDT, encoded by the coding sequence ATGGTAAAGGACCCGGTGGGAATGGAGAAAGTGGATCTGGAGGTTGAGGATGTCGATGGCATGCCCACTGTTCGGTTTCCAGACAGTGTGTTCGAGGATGCTAAGCCCTTATGGGATGATTTTCTGATTGGAAAGTTCTTAGATAAGTCTCCGTCTGTAGGTGGTATTCATGCTCTTGTCAACAAGATTTGGACACTTGGGGATCCTAAAATCAAGATTGAGGTGTTTGTGGTGGATAACTACACAGTAAGATTTCGAATTAAGGATGTGCGTACTCGCGAGAGGGTTTTGCGACGTGGTATGTGGAATCTTTGTGGAGTACCAGTGGTACTTACTAAATGGAGTCCAATTGTGGATACAACACAAGAGGCTCTAACAAAGGTTCCCCTTTGGGTCATAGTGAAGAATATTCCACCAAAGTATTTCTCATGGAAGGTGTTAAGTGCAATTACTAGTCCACTAGGAGTGCCACAGAAGTTGCATCCTGATATAGAGGCATGTAGATCTTTTGAGGAGGCAAAGGTTTTTGTAGAGGTCAACTTAACCAAGAATCTACTGAAACATATGTCTTTTAAATCATGGAAGGGTGGTGATACTATAGTGGAATTTGTTTATCCTTGGTTACCTCCAAGATGCATTGATTGTGCAAAATGGGGTCACTTTAACAAGGATTTTTTAGCCAAAAAGAAGGATGAAGAGATTGTGAAGGCACCAACAGTCGAAGGGAATCTCAATAGTTTGAAGGTCGCTGCTTCGATCATACCGCAGGTAGTGCAAGAGGTTGGTCAACCGGCTTCTTCCACTGATTTCTCTATACCGGATACATAA